Below is a genomic region from Methylobacterium sp. FF17.
AAGCGCATGGCCCCGCGGCGGGCGCAGGCGCAAAGCCGGGGATCGGATGGTGGATCAGGAGGCTGCGCGCTTGGAGGTGTCGCGTCGGACGCCGACGCGATGAGCCTCGGCGATGCGCCGGGCGGCCGGAATATTGTTGAGGACGATACTGATTAGCACAAGCTTATCCGGTAGATTTGTCGATCCGATACGCTGATCGTTCATCGTGAAACCTCATGCAAAAGGAGATGTTGCGACAAACCGCGCGATGGCCGCGCTGATCCGGTTTGAAATCGTACCGAGGCCGTGATCGTCGGAATTGAAACGGACGGACCTGCGGCGTGGGTCGTGATCGCCGGCATCCGCAGGACGGTGTTTGGGACGGACGAATGACCCGAGTCCCTGCCGGTGGCGAAGCAATCGGCGCACGCAGCTGCGCACACGCTTCGCCAAGTGTGTTCGCCAAGTGTGCTCGGCATGTGTGATCGCTCCGGTCGGTCAAACCGTCGATCAGGTCTGAACAAGTCCTGCCAGGCTCCGGTTTCTGAACCGACGTCGAACTTGCGTCGATCTTGCGAGGTGCCTGCGGAGTGAAGTCCGAGACAATCGATGCGCCCCGGCTTGGAACGGCCCTGATTGCCGGCGCAAACGGCATCATCGGCAAGGCTCTGATGGAGGAACTCGGTTCGACGCCGGGTTGGCACGCCCGCGCCCTGTCGCGCCGCCCGCACGGATCGGCCGGGTCCATCGCCGTGGACCTCGGCGATGCGGGTGCGACCCGTGCCGCGCTCCGGGAGGCACGGGACACGACGCACCTGTTCTACGCCGCGCTGGCACCGCAACCGAGCCTTGCGGAGGAAGATCGCGTCAACGGGGCAATGCTGCGCAACCTGCTCGACGGGCTGGAGGCCCACGATGCGCCGCTGCGGCGGGTGGTGCTCTACCAGGGCGCCAAGGTCTACGGGGTTCATCTCGGGCCCGTGCCGTCACCCTTCTACGAGGACGATCCGCGCCACATCGGACCGAACTTCTACTTCACCCAGGAGGATGAACTGCGGACGCGCGCAGCGCGCGGCGGCCCGGCCTGGGCGATCCTGCGGCCAGATGTCGTGGTCGGGGATGCCGCCGGAAATGCCATGAACATCGCCATGGTGATCGGGGCCTACGCGGCCCTGTGCCGGGCGGAGGGGGCAGCCTTCCGCTTCCCCGGCCCCGCCCATGTCTATGAGGGCGTGCTGGCCCAGGTCACCGATGCCGGCGCCCTCGCCCGGGCGAGCCTCTGGGCGGCGACGGCGGAGGCGGCGCGCGGGGAGGCCTTCAACTATGTGCACGAGCCCTTCCGCTGGCGCCGGGTCTGGGAGACGCTCGCGGTGGCGCTCGACCTGCCCCTCGGGCCGCCGGTTCCCCTGAGACTCGCGACCCACATGGCCGATAAGGCGTCGGCCTGGGAGCGTCTGGTGGCCGAACAGGGCCTGCGCGAGACGCCCTATGCGCGCGCGGTCGGCTGGGGTTTCGGCGACTTCGTGTTTCACAGCGATTTCGACCTCGTCTCCGACATGGGCAAGATCCGTCGCGCCGGCTTCGACGAAAGCGTCGACAGCATCGCGGCCCTGCTGGGGGCCATCGGACGCCTCCAGGCGGCGAAGGTTCTGCCGCGTTGAGGCCGTAGCGCCCCGCGCGGTGCTCCTGCGGGTCCTGGGCTCCGGTACGCATCCCGGCAACGCGCGATCCTGACCTTTCAAGCGCGGGGCCAAGGCCCGTCCGGGCACGCGCGGACGCCGCTGCCCATGAGACCGTTTTCCTTGCGATCAACCGGTCGACGCTGCCCGCTGCACTGGGCGGCCTCGCCGAACTTGGCGGCCGGATCGCGGCGCCGCGGCCGAGGCGAAAGCGGTGATGCACACGCTCATCGACCGACACGGCTTCTTCGGCATCAATCTTGGTTCTCTCGCGAATGGGGGCCGTCTCGGACAGTTCCCGGGCGGCCCTTTACCAGCAATCAACCTCGTCAGGTTCGCCTGAGCACGAGGCGACCGAGCGTGACCGCTTTGTCATCACTTTGAAACCGATCGGCATCATACGCGCGATCGGCCCGTAGCGCCTGAGCTAGCAGAAGGAAGACCCTCATGCCCTTCGTCACCACCTCCGACGGCGTCGAAATCTTCTTCAAGGACTGGGGTCCGCGGGATGCGCAGCCCATCGTCTTCCACCATGGCTGGCCGCTCTCCTCCGACGATTGGGACGCGCAGATGCTGTTCTTCGTCGCGCAGGGCTTCCGCGTCGTCGCGCACGACCGGCGCGGCCACGGCCGCTCGGCCCAGGTCTCCGAAGGTCACACGATGGACGCCTACGCCGCCGACGCGGCCGCCGTCGTTCGTCATCTCGACCTGCGCAACGCCGTCCATGTCGGTCATTCCACCGGCGGCGGCGAGGTGGCCCGCTACGTCGCCCGGCACGGCGAGCCGGACGGTCGCGTCGCCAAGGCCGTGCTCGTGAGCGCCGTGACGCCGCTCATGCTCCAGATCCCCGACAATCCGGGCGGCCTGCCGATCACGGTCTTCGACGGCTTCCGTCAGGCGCTCGCCGCCAACCGGGCGCAGTTCTTCCTCGACGTGCCGACGGGGCCCTTCTACGGCTTCAACCGCGACGGCGCGACGGTGCATCCGGGCGTGATCACCAACTGGTGGCGCCAGGGCATGATGGGCAGCGCCAAGGCGCATTACGACGGCATCGCGGCCTTCTCCGAAACCGACCAGCGCGAGGACCTGAAGGCGATCGGCGTCCCGACGCTCGTCCTGCACGGCGAAGACGATCAGATCGTGCCGATCGACGCGGCGGCGCGCGAGTCGATCAAGCTCCTCCGCCACGGCACGCTGAAGACCTATCCGGGCTTCAGCCACGGCATGCTCACCGTCGACGCCGACACGCTGAACGCCGACATCCTCGCCTTCGTCCGGGGTTAGGCTCCCGATGCAGGCGGGCCGCGGCGACGCGGTCCGCCGACCGCGAAGGCTCCCGGGACGATCCGATCACGACCGGCAATGCCGTGACGAGACACGCGAGGCATGCGATGACCGACGACACGCCCGAGATCGCCCTGGTGCGCCTGTTCTTCGAACACATCAACGCCGACCGCTTCGATGATGCGATCGACTTGCTGGCCGAGGCGGTTTTCTACCACAACATCCCGTTGCCGGAGATCCGGGGCCGGGAGAACGCCCGACGCTTCCATAAGACCTTCGGGGTCGGCGACCGCATCCGGGTCGACTGGAAGCTGCTGCGCATCGCCCAGGACGGCGATACCGTTCTGACCGAGAGACTCGATCTCTTCACCGCCCCGAACGGGAACCGCATCGCGCTGCCGACCATGGGCAGCATGCGCGTCGGCAACGGGGCGATCACGGAATGGCGGGACTATTTCGACCTCGCCAGCTTCGAGAGACAGGCGGCCGCGTTGCAAGGCTGATCCGCGCGGTGGCGCCATCCTCGCGTGCCGCGGCCTTCGGCGAGGATGGCATGCGCCGAAGCGGGTTGCGGGCGGAGCCGGCCGATGCGATAGGGCGCGCCGGGTGCTCGGTCCGTCGGTCGGAACGGCAGGGTTTAGCGTTGGTCGGGCCGCCAGCGTCGGAGACCTGCGACCATGCCGTCACTCCTGCGTCCCCTTTCGATGTTGCGCGCTACGCTCGCCAACGAGGCCGGCGGCGGCATCGTCCTGATGGCGAGCGCCGCGCTCGCCCTGGTCATCGCCAACTCGCCGGCCGCGCCGATCTACTTCGCGACGCTCGAGGCCTATCTCGGACCCTTGAGCGTGCTGCACTGGGTCAACGACGGCCTGATGGCGGTGTTCTTCCTGCTCGTCGGCCTGGAGATCAAGCGCGAGGTCCTCGACGGTCGGCTGCGCACCTGGCCGGACCGCGTCCTCCCGGGCATCGCGGCTTTGGGCGGCATGGTCGCCCCCGCCCTGGTGTATGTCGCCGTCAACCGGCACTCGCCCGAGACCCTGCGCGGCTGGGCGATCCCGACGGCCACCGACATCGCCTTCGCGCTCGGGGTGCTGGCCCTGCTGGGCTCGCGCGTCCCGGTCTCGCTCAAGATCTTCCTGACGGCGCTCGCCATCATCGATGACCTCGGCGCGGTCCTCATCATCGCCGCGTTCTACACCGCCGACCTGTCGTTGCCGATGCTGGGCGGCGCGGCCGTGGTGTTCGCGATCCTGTTCGGGATGAACAAGGCGGGGGTCAGCCGGCTGACGCCCTACCTCGCCCTCGGCGCCGTGCTGTGGTTTCTGGTCCTCAAGTCGGGCATCCACGCCACCATCGCCGGCGTCCTCCTCGCCCTGACGATCCCGCTCCGCCTGAGCGTCGGCAAGCCGGACGATCCGACCTCCCCGCTGCACATCCTCGAACACGCGATCCACCCGTGGTCCGCCTACCTGGTGCTCCCCGTGTTCGGCTTCGCCAACGCGGGCGTCTCGTTCGCCGGCATGACGACCAAGATGCTGCTCGATCCCGTGACCCTCGGGGTGGCCCTCGGCCTGTTCGTCGGCAAGCAGGTCGGCGTGTTCGGGGCCGTGGTCGCCGCGGTGAAGCTCGGCCTCGCACAGCGTCCCGCCCATGCCGGGTGGTGGCAGCTCTACGGGCTCTCGCTCCTCTGCGGGGTC
It encodes:
- a CDS encoding SDR family oxidoreductase, yielding MKSETIDAPRLGTALIAGANGIIGKALMEELGSTPGWHARALSRRPHGSAGSIAVDLGDAGATRAALREARDTTHLFYAALAPQPSLAEEDRVNGAMLRNLLDGLEAHDAPLRRVVLYQGAKVYGVHLGPVPSPFYEDDPRHIGPNFYFTQEDELRTRAARGGPAWAILRPDVVVGDAAGNAMNIAMVIGAYAALCRAEGAAFRFPGPAHVYEGVLAQVTDAGALARASLWAATAEAARGEAFNYVHEPFRWRRVWETLAVALDLPLGPPVPLRLATHMADKASAWERLVAEQGLRETPYARAVGWGFGDFVFHSDFDLVSDMGKIRRAGFDESVDSIAALLGAIGRLQAAKVLPR
- a CDS encoding alpha/beta fold hydrolase, which encodes MPFVTTSDGVEIFFKDWGPRDAQPIVFHHGWPLSSDDWDAQMLFFVAQGFRVVAHDRRGHGRSAQVSEGHTMDAYAADAAAVVRHLDLRNAVHVGHSTGGGEVARYVARHGEPDGRVAKAVLVSAVTPLMLQIPDNPGGLPITVFDGFRQALAANRAQFFLDVPTGPFYGFNRDGATVHPGVITNWWRQGMMGSAKAHYDGIAAFSETDQREDLKAIGVPTLVLHGEDDQIVPIDAAARESIKLLRHGTLKTYPGFSHGMLTVDADTLNADILAFVRG
- a CDS encoding limonene-1,2-epoxide hydrolase family protein, giving the protein MTDDTPEIALVRLFFEHINADRFDDAIDLLAEAVFYHNIPLPEIRGRENARRFHKTFGVGDRIRVDWKLLRIAQDGDTVLTERLDLFTAPNGNRIALPTMGSMRVGNGAITEWRDYFDLASFERQAAALQG
- the nhaA gene encoding Na+/H+ antiporter NhaA — protein: MPSLLRPLSMLRATLANEAGGGIVLMASAALALVIANSPAAPIYFATLEAYLGPLSVLHWVNDGLMAVFFLLVGLEIKREVLDGRLRTWPDRVLPGIAALGGMVAPALVYVAVNRHSPETLRGWAIPTATDIAFALGVLALLGSRVPVSLKIFLTALAIIDDLGAVLIIAAFYTADLSLPMLGGAAVVFAILFGMNKAGVSRLTPYLALGAVLWFLVLKSGIHATIAGVLLALTIPLRLSVGKPDDPTSPLHILEHAIHPWSAYLVLPVFGFANAGVSFAGMTTKMLLDPVTLGVALGLFVGKQVGVFGAVVAAVKLGLAQRPAHAGWWQLYGLSLLCGVGFTMSLFIGLLAFADSPELEAETKIGVLLGSLSCMALGALVLLLAPKSEMAGLRTPKGA